Sequence from the Sulfuracidifex tepidarius genome:
CGTGAAGTGGGTAGGAACGTACCAAGTGTCTAACGGAGGGGAAGTGAAGGTGGACTCTCCGATTTACGAGAAGGCAGTAGTGACGTTTAACTATTTACTCTTGATCCCTATAGTCGTGATCTTGGTCTCGTTCTTATTCTTGATGGTAAGAAAAAGGTCAGCTGATCTTAACTGACACGTGAGATAGAGGGGAAAATCTAGGGAAGACGTATATGCTTCTTCAAATCAGCGTTGGCGAGACTATAGAGTTTCTTGTCGGTCGTAAGTAACGTCGTGTTTCTTTCAGACGCCAAATAAAGAAAGGCAGAGTCGTAAAACGGTACCCTTTGATCAACGGCTAAGTTAATTGCTCCATCTATGATGTCTTCAATCCTTACTATACTACACAGAGTCTTGATGAAGTTTAGGGTGTTCCGTAACTGTTTCAATATAACAGCCTTGTCCTCATTGAATATGATTATCCTTTTCCATGCTACGTTCGAAATTTCCGCCAAGGAAAAATCAAGCGTAATAAGCTCTTCGTCTACTCTTTCCACTATCTTTGTAACCCTTTCCGTAAAGTCGTCTCTAAAAAAGAGCGAAGCAATAGCCGAGGAGTCAAGTATCAACTTTCCCTATCCTCTCTTATTAGCTCTGCGTTGTCGATATTCTTCATCTTATCTAACTGCTCCCTACTCTCCTCGAGGTATTTGTTCATTAGCACCTTCCTGGCCCTCTCCTCTATGAATCCGCTTATCTCCTTTTGCCAATCAATGTCTACAGATGCCATCAACTCCTTTAATCTCTTTGGGATTCGTATACTATAAACCGTAGACACAAGAGTTGTTTTACCGCATAGAATTATAAGCTTATTCCCTACGTTCCTGGCGATCCAGCGATACATACGATTTCTATTTGTTTCTGTAAGATAAGACTAGAAAATTAATCGTGAACCGAAGGAAGATATTGAGGAGAGGCAGGAGGTAATATTAAGGGGGAGTATCCTCATGCAGTCATCTTATTCGAGATGTATCTATAAAATTATATGAAGGTATCTCTGATATACTACGCTCCCTAAGGTAGGCTTGGTTCAAGGGGGTATCCTCATGTGAGGACAGACGGGGTTTACACGACGTTAAGCAGGGTTAGGCTGTAGCCTGCGTCCTCCTGCTCCTGTTGACCGCTTCTGTCCCTAGCCAGTCTGGACAAGTGGGACTTGAGTAGGAGTTGTAGCTCTCTGCGGTGTGGGTGTGTCTCTTTCCCACCACGTGTAGGTGAAGCGTGGCTTAAGGAAAACTTAAAACTAAAATATTAAATGTTTAAACTAATGGATAGAGACCTAAACGTTCTATTGATAACTAGAGCCTTGCGTACTTTCGGGATGAGCTACTTGTCCTTCCTTCTCCCAATATACTTGAGGTCGCTCAAGTTCTCCTATGCTGAAATAGGAATTTACGTTTTGCTTACAACTCTCAGCAGCAGCGTATTGGTGATCGTGAGCGGTTTCCTAGGCGACCTATGGAGCAAGAAGTATACCCTCGTCCTCATGTCAGGCCTACCCGTAGTGGCTTACGCCCTCCTCGTGTCTGGCTTACCTTCATTAGTTTTCCTGTCCTCCCTATTCGGCATAACCATGGGTGGTGGCGGAGGTGGAGCAGGGGGAGGCCCAGTGGCTCCTCTGACTTCCTCAATGATAGCTGAGAGGTCCTCAGGCTCCATCAGGACTAAGGTATACTCCTTCATGATGGTCGCTTCCACCATCACTGGAGTTGCCGGGAGCGTCCTCTCATCAGCAGTCATATCCTTCGTCAGGGACTACTTCGTGGTCCTCTTCGCCCTGTCCTTGATATTGGATCTGGTCAGCACAGTACTCGTCCTCCTGATCAGGGAGAAGCGCGAGAAAGCCAAGGAGATGAAGGAGGAAAAGAAGGTGATCCCGAGGAGGTCTTTGACGACAATACTCAAGGTCTCATTCGCCGGAGGAGCAGGTAGCCTGGGGCTCGGGCTGGTCATCCCCTTCATACCGTTATACATGAAACACTTAGGGGCGTCCGACCTGATGGTCTCCGAGGCCTACGATGTGTCCTACGCTGCCATCGCGTTTGTGACCTTCTTCTCTTACAGGATAGAGAGCGCATTAGGGTCGTTGAATGGGATCGTGGTCCTCAGGGGACTTGGGTCGGCCCTCCTGATTGCAATTCCCCTGTTTCCGTCATTCCTTTACGTGGCCCTTATATACGTGGTCAGGACCGCGCTCTACCAAGCTGCCCTTCCGATGAGACAGAACATGACCATGGATCTCTACGATGAGAAGGAGAGGTCCAGGGGAGCTAGCATCTCCGGACTTTTCAGGAGGCTACCGTACGGAGTCGGAAGCAGCCTGGGTTCTCTAGTGATAGCACAAGGGCTATACTTGCTAGACTTCTTCGGGGCAGGGATAGTCTCGCTCCTGGATCCTGTCCTTTACTACTATTTCTTCAAAAAAAGAGAGAAGAAAGAGCAGGAGGAAGCTAAGGCGTCTAGATAGGACCATTATGAAGTCTTCAGTCCAGGAGCCCAAGCTAGGGTTCTAGTCTAATCGTCAGACTAATGTTACCGAGAGCTGTTTCTCTCCACCATAAACAAAGGGTAGGAATCTACTCTAATTGTATATATACCCATTACATTATTTATTTCAGATAGTAAAGAGAAATCAAAAATTTGGCAGTGAAAGGATAACGAAATATGTATTTTAAAACATGTTATTTTCCATGTAAATGCCCTCAATAAAAGGTTGATGATGCGACTTCACTACCGAATTCAGAGTAACTTTCTTAGGGACTTTTTACAAGAAACAAGTTTGTATTAATCCTTAGAAAGTTTGAAAAAATTAAGTCAAGAACATCTTCATGTTTGAGTTGTTATGTTTATTCTTGAAGAATTTAGAAAATATTTAGAGCTCCATATTCAAGACAAAGTCTATCCAAAATTCTCTCATACTTTTACATATTAAACTAAGAATAGCCCGTAACGAAATATCTATATAAATCTATTTCCGAAGAAATCTAAAAAAGCTAGGTTTCCTTTTTTTGATATGGCATATAGATGTTGTGATACAGATTTCAATAGAAAGGAGGACTTCTTCAAGCACGTGAAGTCCAACGACTTACACTTCCTCACCTTTTCAGATAGAGTAGACCTCAACTTGAGCAGGGACTCCGTATCTAAAGTAATAAGCAATCCTAACTTGCTTTTCACCGCTAGCGGTAAAGTGTCGATAGTCAGGAAAGAAGGGGAAGACGTAATCAAGACCGTGATCGTGAGGAACGACGCAGGTGATAGGATAAGCTTCGGGAGAGTTAAGGGACCTCTCTTCGACGGTCAGCTCCTCACTTACTTAGTGAAAGTTAATGGGAACCCAGCCCAATACAGGATCTCATTCAGGTTGATGGGAAGGGGAGACACCACGAACGTGACAATCCTGAACAGAATGGAAGCCAAGGTCGGCTTCCTGGGAAAGGCAATGCCGTGGTTAGTCCCCAAGGTAGTCAAAGGACCTGCTAGCTTTGCGGACAAATTGAATGAGATAATGAAGGCGAGCTTAGCTGAGATGGAGATACTGACCCCAAAGAAAGTCCATGAATGACGCTATTTTTTCTGTTCGATTTCCTGAACTTCATTTTATGTACCTTAAACACTTCAAGACACGTCTTTTTCTCGTTAATAGGAGAAGATTTCTCTCTATGTTTACCGTGAAAGAAAGAGAGGAAAAGTAAAGAGGACGATAATTAAAAATTGGCCTATCATTCGTGAACTCACCCCGCCCTTACGGACGGGGCTTCCTGATTCACGGCTCCACCTTGCCAGTACCGATACCGGTAGAGGGCGGAACTCCACATCTAAGGGTCGCACCGACCCCGATCTACGCAAGATGTTCAGGGAGGCGTTGTAATCACGGTCAGTCACCCAACCGCATCGTGGACAGGAGAACACTCTGTCAAGGTTAGGTCTTCCCTCACGTAACCGCATTTGGCGCAGGTTTTGGACGTGTAGGGTGGGTCCACAAGGAGGAGTGCCTTACCGTGCTTCTCCATCTGGTACTTCAAGACCGTCTTAAGCTCGCGGAAGGCGACGTCGTGGAGCCTGAGCCTCAACTTCCTGGGGGACTTGTCCACGAGCTCCTTGACTTGTATGTCCTCCATCACGAGGGCGTAGTTCCTTGCGAAGTGTTTGCCCAGCCTCATGTAGATGTGTCTTTCCTCAGGTTCCTGAGGTGTTCGTATGCCTCGGCTAACTTGACCTTCGCCTTGAACCAGTTCTTGGATAGGAACTGCTTCCCGGACAGGATTCGGTGTAGGTGCCTCACCTTCCACAAGGCATTCTCGTAAGGCTTCACGTTGGGGGAAGTACTCCCCATCGGACGTCATGATGAGGGTCTCGATGCCCACGTCCAGTGCCATGACCTTGTTAACCTTAGGTAGCTTGGGGAACTCGTAATCTACCGCGAAGGAGATGTAGACCCTCTCGGAGGGGTCAACTTCACGACCACCCTCTTTACCTTATCGAGGGGGAAGTCCCTGTGCACGAGGACCTTGAAGACTCCCACGTGGGAGAGGCTCAGCTTCACCAACTTCTTGGGGTGGCCCTCCCTCGCCTCCCTGCTCTTCCCCCTTATTTCCCTTGAACTCAACACCTTCCATCCGCTCTGATAGACCAGGGAGTACCATCTGTGGGGCTTCCTCTCCTTGGGGAACCTGGATAGTCCCTTGAAGAACCTCTCCCTAGCCTCGTAGAAGCGATCCGCAACGTTCTGAGCATGAGAGTGCATTTGTTGATACTCCCCGTCCTGCTTCCTCAGGTCCAAGGCGAGTTGCCTCAACTGGGTTTGATTCAGACCTTTCCCATCTCTTTGGTAGAAATAGGAGTCTGCCCAACGCAGGGTGTTTTACACCTCACACGCCACCCTCAACTGGGCCTTTAACGCCCTCAACGTTTGCGAATTTGTGTAAGCTCGAAACCTGAATCCTACGTCAGGCATTAGGAGATTTTTGAAGGGCCGATATTTAAATATGAGGGGGCTATCCATCCCCTCCCTGACGGGAGGGGACTTCCGCCCCCTTTGAACCCCCCTATGAAGATAAAAACTTCCGAGAAACTCAGGCTTTATTGAGCAACCTGTACACTCTACCCCTCTTGAGCTCATCCATCTCGTTCAAGATCTCGTCGAACGGAACCAAGGGGTTCAGTTTATCCCTTCCATCCTCTACTATCTTCCTCGCGTCCGGATAAATAGACTCTATCCTCTTCACGGCGTATTCAGGGGAGCCCACCAGGGTGATCCCGAAGTTTATATGTCTCGCCTCGTCCTCAATAATGTGCCTTATTCCAGCCAGGAAAGACTGAAGCGAGTACTTCTCACCCGCCCTCCTGAGGACGTCCAGCCCCGTAGTGGCTAGGATGCCTTCGGTCACCATGTGGAACCTTGTGACTATCCTGCACAAGTCCCCGCTCTTGAAGTCTTCTACCAGCTCGTCGAAGAACTTGATGTAAGACTGGGGGAGCTCTATTTCACTGAGAGGTTCCTCCTTGAAGTAGGACTCGAAGAAGTTGAAGTGGTCTATCTCCTCCTGTACTTGTTGCGGGGAGTACCCCTTTACTCTCTCTGACGCCTTCAAGCTCAGCGGTCTCAGAACTTCCCATCTGCTCATGTACCTCTGGGGGTAAAAATGCGCTGAGAGGTACCTTATTCCGAACCTGACCTCTTGAGGCAACTCGTACCAATTCTTGTCCATATAGAGAAATATGAGTTTTAACTTATAATTCTTTCTTTCAAAAATTATTAAAACTTAATAAACTTGGTTAAAGGTAGAAACAGGGAGAGGGTAGCGAAGGGGGTGTGAGGTACTCCTCTCCCCAAGGCCTAGTCGTGCCTCAACGCAATCGACGGTTCTTGCTTCGACGCTCGGTACGACGGTGCCAACGCTGCTACTAAGCTCAGGACCACAGCTATCCCTATTGCTTCCAGCAGGAAAGTCGACGAGAAGACAGGGGCTACCTGTAGTCCCTTCAGGAAGGAGAAGCCCAACCCGAAGTGTTCAGAGGTCAGAATGGTAGCCATGATAATCCCCGCTGCCAAACCTATGCCTCCCCCTATGAGTCCCATGACGAAGGCCTCCGTCAGGAACATGACCATGACGTCTCTCCTGGTGAAACCCAGAGCCCTCAGCAACCCTATCTCCCTGGTCCTTTCAACCACTGACGTGAACATCGTAGTAGTCACGCCCATGAAGGAGACCACGAAAGACGTTGCCCCTGCAGATATGAGCAGACCGTTCAGTGAAGTCAGGGTATTGCCTATCAGCTTTATGAACTCTTCAGCTACCACTATGTTGAAGGAGTCCCCATACCTCGCCTTTATCGCGTTCACGATCGAGTTCACCTGCGACGTGGAGTAAGATACTAATATGATCCCGTTGAAGTAAGGGGAGAACTGTTCCCCGAACGAGAGGGGGACTACAAGGGATTTATCGACGTCCACGCCGAGGAAGCTCCCGAACTCGTTCAGTACACCGCTGATGAGGAAGGACTTGGTGCTGTTAATGCCGTCGTAGAAAAGCGTAACTTGTACTGGTTTTCCCGCAGTGAAACCGTAGTCTGTCAGGAAGTCGTATCCCGCTACTGCCTCATAGTCCACAGGTGGAGGGTACTTACCCTGCATGAGGGAGAGACCCGGGGCCGCGACCTTGAGCTGGTCTATGTTGACAGAGAATATGGTCACTCCGCTCCTTCCCTGAGGTGTCTGGACGAGCGCTGGGATGGTGTAGAAAGGTATCCCCATCTTGACCCCTGGTATTGAGGACAACTGGTCTGCCACGTACTGTGAGATCGAGGGACCTACACCCGTGGGAG
This genomic interval carries:
- a CDS encoding type II toxin-antitoxin system VapC family toxin, producing the protein MILDSSAIASLFFRDDFTERVTKIVERVDEELITLDFSLAEISNVAWKRIIIFNEDKAVILKQLRNTLNFIKTLCSIVRIEDIIDGAINLAVDQRVPFYDSAFLYLASERNTTLLTTDKKLYSLANADLKKHIRLP
- the vapB gene encoding type II toxin-antitoxin system VapB family antitoxin is translated as MYRWIARNVGNKLIILCGKTTLVSTVYSIRIPKRLKELMASVDIDWQKEISGFIEERARKVLMNKYLEESREQLDKMKNIDNAELIREDRES
- a CDS encoding MFS transporter is translated as MDRDLNVLLITRALRTFGMSYLSFLLPIYLRSLKFSYAEIGIYVLLTTLSSSVLVIVSGFLGDLWSKKYTLVLMSGLPVVAYALLVSGLPSLVFLSSLFGITMGGGGGGAGGGPVAPLTSSMIAERSSGSIRTKVYSFMMVASTITGVAGSVLSSAVISFVRDYFVVLFALSLILDLVSTVLVLLIREKREKAKEMKEEKKVIPRRSLTTILKVSFAGGAGSLGLGLVIPFIPLYMKHLGASDLMVSEAYDVSYAAIAFVTFFSYRIESALGSLNGIVVLRGLGSALLIAIPLFPSFLYVALIYVVRTALYQAALPMRQNMTMDLYDEKERSRGASISGLFRRLPYGVGSSLGSLVIAQGLYLLDFFGAGIVSLLDPVLYYYFFKKREKKEQEEAKASR
- a CDS encoding ABC transporter permease → MRLFKFISFAIKSVKERRTRALLTILGIAVGPAAIVAINSMVEGYSNTILSEISGFLSPYDIVITPTGVGPSISQYVADQLSSIPGVKMGIPFYTIPALVQTPQGRSGVTIFSVNIDQLKVAAPGLSLMQGKYPPPVDYEAVAGYDFLTDYGFTAGKPVQVTLFYDGINSTKSFLISGVLNEFGSFLGVDVDKSLVVPLSFGEQFSPYFNGIILVSYSTSQVNSIVNAIKARYGDSFNIVVAEEFIKLIGNTLTSLNGLLISAGATSFVVSFMGVTTTMFTSVVERTREIGLLRALGFTRRDVMVMFLTEAFVMGLIGGGIGLAAGIIMATILTSEHFGLGFSFLKGLQVAPVFSSTFLLEAIGIAVVLSLVAALAPSYRASKQEPSIALRHD